A genomic segment from Thermococcus sp. M39 encodes:
- the aroB gene encoding 3-dehydroquinate synthase — MGIIIEKGSIKKLKSIVDELSPYKTVVITNTTLEKLWLDKILDQISAIPIIIPDGEEFKSLETAQQIWKELIEISFTRKSLIIGLGGGVITDLSAFVASTFMRGTYLGLIPTTLLAQVDAAIGGKTGVNLEGKNIIGTFYLPNFVLIDPETLKTLPKVEILNGFGEVVKYGILDSRVYEKLKSFKEINEELIRECVNVKLRIVEEDLRESGKRRILNLGHTVGHAIEKVSNYRVKHGFAVAIGLMASALIAEKINGFDSGKVEELLDRFGLPKRHNFEPKELLKAMKIDKKAWYGRLVFILPEEIGKVVIREVDEKIVLAILEAMRDDSRDN; from the coding sequence ATGGGGATTATAATCGAGAAAGGCAGCATTAAAAAGCTAAAAAGCATTGTTGATGAGCTTTCTCCCTACAAAACTGTCGTAATAACCAACACAACTCTCGAAAAACTTTGGTTAGATAAGATTTTAGATCAAATAAGTGCTATTCCAATAATTATCCCCGATGGGGAGGAGTTCAAAAGCCTCGAGACGGCTCAGCAGATATGGAAAGAGCTAATTGAGATTAGTTTCACAAGGAAATCCTTGATAATTGGGCTTGGCGGTGGGGTTATAACTGATCTCTCAGCTTTTGTCGCCTCTACTTTTATGAGGGGAACCTATTTGGGCTTAATTCCAACGACCCTTTTAGCTCAAGTTGATGCCGCTATAGGGGGGAAGACAGGGGTAAATCTTGAAGGTAAAAACATTATTGGAACTTTTTACTTGCCCAACTTTGTTCTAATCGATCCAGAAACCCTAAAAACGCTCCCTAAGGTTGAAATATTGAATGGCTTTGGTGAGGTCGTTAAGTATGGGATTCTTGATTCGAGAGTTTATGAGAAGCTCAAGTCTTTCAAGGAAATCAATGAAGAGCTAATTAGAGAATGCGTAAACGTAAAGCTCAGAATTGTTGAAGAGGACTTAAGGGAAAGCGGAAAGAGGAGGATTTTAAATTTAGGTCACACTGTTGGGCATGCAATAGAGAAAGTTTCAAATTACAGAGTAAAGCATGGCTTTGCCGTTGCTATCGGCTTGATGGCAAGCGCACTAATAGCGGAAAAGATCAACGGTTTCGATTCTGGAAAAGTCGAGGAGTTATTAGATAGGTTCGGCCTCCCAAAGAGGCACAACTTTGAACCAAAGGAGCTTTTGAAAGCCATGAAAATAGATAAAAAAGCTTGGTACGGGAGATTGGTTTTCATACTTCCAGAGGAGATTGGGAAAGTTGTCATAAGGGAAGTTGACGAAAAAATAGTTTTAGCTATTCTCGAGGCGATGAGAGATGATAGCAGGGACAATTAA
- a CDS encoding shikimate kinase, with the protein MRDKALSAITVINAFATGKGGAIGIDLKVSVRVKLTDEGVSGGISVRGEKFEDFSLVEAVVETIKDRFGLDFGVKVEIDSEIPVGKGLKSSSAVANALTKAILKELKIELPDIEVVKLGVEASKRAGVTLTGAFDDACASYFGGLCLTDNLKLELLKREEVEKIPVVLLIPQETVLTSSLRGRNFKVLAPYVEEAFKLALRGEWKKALVLNGLIYGSFLGYNLEPIVKALRVEAVAGLSGKGPAMFAITEEPEKIVETWRDYGEVLTTTLR; encoded by the coding sequence GTGAGAGACAAAGCACTTAGCGCGATAACGGTAATCAATGCCTTTGCCACTGGAAAAGGAGGAGCAATTGGAATAGATTTGAAGGTTAGCGTTAGGGTTAAGCTGACTGATGAAGGAGTTAGCGGTGGAATCTCTGTCAGAGGAGAGAAATTTGAAGATTTTTCGTTAGTTGAAGCAGTTGTGGAGACAATTAAAGACAGATTCGGCTTAGATTTTGGAGTTAAAGTTGAGATAGACTCAGAGATTCCAGTTGGGAAGGGGTTAAAGAGCAGTTCAGCTGTAGCTAACGCTTTGACAAAGGCAATCTTAAAAGAGCTTAAAATTGAGTTGCCCGATATTGAAGTTGTTAAGCTCGGCGTTGAGGCTTCGAAAAGAGCTGGTGTAACTTTAACGGGAGCATTTGATGATGCCTGTGCCTCGTACTTTGGCGGTTTGTGTTTAACAGACAACTTGAAGCTTGAGCTCTTGAAGAGGGAGGAAGTGGAAAAAATTCCAGTGGTTTTGCTAATCCCACAAGAAACTGTCCTGACGTCAAGTCTGAGGGGGAGGAACTTCAAAGTTCTCGCTCCATACGTTGAAGAAGCTTTTAAGTTAGCATTAAGAGGAGAGTGGAAAAAAGCTTTGGTTTTGAACGGGCTGATATATGGGTCTTTCTTGGGGTACAACCTCGAGCCAATTGTTAAAGCTTTGAGGGTTGAAGCAGTTGCCGGACTTTCTGGAAAAGGTCCTGCGATGTTTGCAATAACTGAAGAGCCTGAAAAAATTGTAGAGACTTGGAGAGACTATGGGGAAGTTTTGACAACAACACTGAGGTGA
- the aroA gene encoding 3-phosphoshikimate 1-carboxyvinyltransferase, protein MIEITPIKTLDGKIRAPPSKSYTHRALFLGLLSEGKTKIENPLICTDTLATLNAVRAFGAKADWNFVESSGEVKPAKINAFESGTTARLAIGISALANGESVIDGKESLRKRPMEPLLKALSDLGVKTQSNGFLPVRVFGGEIKKNYVRVDGSISSQFITALLLLGAKVGLSVEVLNPVSKPYLEITLRTLKWANVRVERYDDIFHVHQGIKAEHFSIPGDYSSASFFLVAGAIFGKVRVEGLDKDDVQADKAILDLLREFGANVKVSKDYVEVERDELVGQEVDCRDFPDLFPILAVLGAYSEGRTVLRAKHLRYKESDRIKAMALNLAKMGAKVKELDDGLIISKSELRGTVLNPQNDHRIAMALTIAALGARGKSVILNERCVEKSYPNFFEDLRRLINQ, encoded by the coding sequence ATGATAGAAATCACGCCGATAAAAACTTTAGATGGAAAAATTAGGGCTCCTCCCTCAAAGAGCTACACGCATAGAGCACTATTTTTGGGATTACTTTCGGAAGGGAAAACAAAAATAGAGAATCCGCTAATCTGCACCGATACACTTGCAACGCTAAACGCTGTGAGAGCATTTGGAGCCAAAGCAGATTGGAACTTTGTCGAAAGTTCTGGAGAAGTTAAGCCAGCCAAAATTAACGCTTTTGAATCAGGAACAACCGCGAGATTAGCCATAGGGATTAGTGCCTTAGCAAATGGAGAAAGCGTGATAGACGGAAAAGAATCTTTAAGGAAACGTCCTATGGAGCCCCTGCTCAAAGCTTTAAGTGATTTAGGTGTAAAAACTCAATCAAATGGATTTTTGCCAGTGCGAGTTTTTGGTGGGGAGATAAAGAAGAATTACGTAAGAGTCGATGGAAGCATTTCATCGCAGTTCATCACTGCCCTGCTTCTCTTGGGAGCTAAAGTTGGATTAAGCGTGGAAGTGCTGAACCCAGTTTCAAAGCCCTACCTTGAGATAACGCTTAGAACGCTAAAGTGGGCCAATGTTAGGGTTGAAAGATATGATGACATTTTCCACGTTCACCAAGGTATAAAGGCTGAGCATTTCTCAATCCCCGGTGATTACTCCTCAGCTTCATTCTTTTTAGTGGCTGGAGCGATATTCGGTAAAGTTAGAGTTGAAGGATTGGATAAAGATGATGTTCAAGCTGATAAAGCGATTCTTGACCTTTTGAGGGAGTTTGGGGCTAACGTAAAGGTTAGCAAGGACTACGTTGAAGTTGAGAGGGACGAATTAGTGGGTCAAGAAGTTGACTGTAGGGATTTTCCTGATCTCTTCCCAATTTTAGCTGTTTTAGGAGCTTACTCAGAGGGAAGAACTGTTTTAAGAGCAAAGCATTTGCGCTACAAAGAAAGCGACAGGATAAAGGCTATGGCTTTGAACTTGGCAAAGATGGGTGCAAAAGTAAAAGAGCTCGATGACGGTCTAATAATAAGCAAGAGCGAGCTTAGAGGCACTGTATTGAATCCGCAAAATGACCACAGGATTGCAATGGCATTAACAATTGCCGCTTTAGGCGCAAGAGGGAAAAGTGTCATCTTAAACGAGAGATGCGTCGAAAAGTCTTATCCAAACTTCTTTGAAGATTTGAGGAGGTTGATTAATCAATGA
- a CDS encoding branched-chain amino acid ABC transporter permease, whose translation MIGELIQLILVWFGIYLIVNLSLNMEFGNGGIPNFGRHFAVIIGAITLGGIVNRLLMLVFGVHGNIIDASTEVSAKANEVIAQHPIYGLGLLIFTLALAFIVGFLTGLVFILPSAKLKEDYLGVTLLAIGEVMFFVTYYTPSLIGGYYGASVPDILAFIPGEQRNLVFVAIILAIALLVYFFVERLINTPYGRLIRAMRENENVVIAFGRDIMKVRMKTVALGSGIAAMAGALFGFYSANIISSAFTRVEWTFYPFLMILLGGKGNNRGVVLGTFAFILMKVLIEAYKFQIKAFLHLPFEAVWLEYILFGILALIVIYYKPEGILREEPIVTEPIKKLKKAKA comes from the coding sequence GTGATAGGCGAGTTGATTCAGCTGATACTCGTGTGGTTCGGCATATACTTAATTGTCAACTTAAGCCTTAACATGGAGTTCGGTAATGGAGGAATACCAAACTTTGGAAGGCACTTCGCTGTCATCATTGGTGCAATAACTTTGGGAGGAATAGTGAACAGGTTATTAATGCTCGTCTTTGGAGTTCATGGAAATATAATAGACGCAAGCACCGAAGTGAGTGCAAAGGCAAATGAAGTCATAGCACAGCATCCAATTTATGGTCTTGGATTGCTAATCTTTACATTAGCTTTAGCATTCATAGTTGGATTCCTTACTGGGTTAGTGTTTATATTGCCAAGTGCAAAGCTCAAGGAGGACTACTTAGGTGTTACGCTGTTGGCAATTGGTGAAGTCATGTTCTTTGTGACATACTACACACCTTCACTGATAGGAGGCTACTACGGTGCTTCAGTACCAGACATCTTAGCATTCATCCCAGGAGAACAGAGAAACTTAGTCTTTGTAGCCATAATCTTAGCTATAGCACTTCTGGTGTATTTCTTCGTTGAGAGGCTCATCAACACCCCCTATGGAAGGCTGATAAGAGCCATGAGGGAAAACGAAAACGTTGTGATAGCATTTGGAAGAGACATCATGAAAGTCAGAATGAAAACTGTGGCATTAGGGTCAGGAATAGCAGCAATGGCAGGTGCTTTGTTTGGATTTTATTCAGCAAACATAATATCAAGTGCATTTACAAGGGTCGAGTGGACATTCTACCCGTTCCTCATGATACTCTTAGGTGGAAAAGGAAACAACAGGGGAGTTGTCCTTGGGACATTTGCCTTCATTCTCATGAAAGTGCTCATAGAAGCCTACAAGTTCCAAATAAAAGCATTCCTCCACTTACCGTTTGAGGCAGTGTGGCTTGAATACATTCTCTTCGGAATATTGGCATTAATAGTTATCTACTACAAACCAGAAGGAATCCTCAGAGAAGAACCCATAGTGACAGAACCCATAAAGAAGCTGAAGAAAGCAAAGGCTTGA
- the aroC gene encoding chorismate synthase gives MMGKMLRFSLFGESHGRVVGVLIEGVPPGIKVNLEKMKAELERRKGIKRFSSKRREEDEPVILSGVFNGFTTGSPIAVIIENKDVDSSYYEEIKNTPRPGHSDYTAKIKYFEFNDYRGGGFFSGRLTAGIVIAGYFAKEILAKAGIEVKAYIKSIGKVKAKDLSVEEIFSSKNSFCPDEEAFQKMLEEMERAREEGDSVGGVVEVVAINVPPGLGGPYDEDLEGDLAKAFFAIPAVKGVEFGLGFKIAELRGSEANDPFVVKDGKVMTKTNNCGGVLGGISNGMPIVARIAFKPAPSIYKPQRTVDLEKMEETEIKLRGRFDSCIVPKALPVVEAMMALVLADHLLRWLSWKSFMSLGKR, from the coding sequence ATGATGGGAAAAATGCTTAGATTTTCGCTCTTCGGCGAGAGCCATGGAAGAGTTGTTGGAGTTCTAATTGAGGGGGTTCCACCAGGAATTAAAGTTAATCTAGAAAAGATGAAAGCTGAGCTTGAGAGGAGAAAGGGTATTAAGAGGTTTTCTTCTAAAAGAAGAGAGGAGGACGAGCCAGTAATCCTCTCAGGGGTCTTCAACGGCTTTACGACTGGTTCCCCTATAGCTGTAATCATTGAGAACAAAGATGTTGATTCATCGTATTATGAGGAAATAAAAAACACTCCAAGGCCCGGACACAGTGATTACACTGCTAAAATCAAGTATTTTGAATTTAACGATTACAGAGGTGGTGGATTTTTCTCCGGCAGATTGACAGCTGGGATAGTAATAGCTGGCTACTTTGCAAAGGAGATTTTGGCAAAAGCTGGAATAGAAGTGAAAGCCTACATAAAATCCATTGGAAAGGTAAAAGCGAAGGATTTGAGCGTTGAAGAAATCTTTAGCTCAAAAAACAGCTTTTGCCCGGATGAGGAAGCGTTTCAAAAAATGCTCGAAGAAATGGAGAGAGCAAGGGAAGAGGGAGACAGTGTCGGTGGCGTTGTGGAAGTTGTTGCTATAAACGTTCCTCCTGGCCTTGGTGGGCCTTATGACGAAGATTTGGAAGGGGATTTAGCTAAAGCCTTCTTTGCAATTCCAGCTGTCAAAGGGGTTGAATTTGGCTTAGGCTTTAAGATAGCTGAGCTTAGGGGAAGTGAAGCAAACGATCCCTTTGTTGTCAAAGATGGGAAAGTTATGACGAAGACTAACAACTGTGGGGGAGTTTTAGGAGGAATAAGCAACGGAATGCCAATAGTTGCGAGAATTGCATTTAAACCAGCACCCTCAATTTACAAGCCACAAAGAACGGTTGACTTGGAAAAGATGGAAGAGACTGAGATAAAGCTCAGAGGTCGCTTTGATTCTTGCATAGTGCCAAAAGCTCTGCCAGTTGTTGAAGCAATGATGGCGTTGGTTTTGGCAGACCATTTGCTGAGGTGGTTGAGTTGGAAAAGCTTCATGAGCTTAGGAAAAAGATAG
- a CDS encoding shikimate dehydrogenase codes for MINAKTRLYGLIGKPVEHSLSPVIHNALFKKYNINAVYLAFEVDDLDSAVKGVRVFGISGLNVTMPHKERILEFLDELSKEARAIGSVNTIVNKEGKLIGHNTDGIGVLKALKRFTEVENKNILVLGAGGAGKAIAYTLSRLAKVVVLNRTERKAKELEKFGVKGEKLSKESLEYYLSWADIVINATSLGMNEDKSPIPKELLRENLVVFDIVYSPLETKLLREAREVGCLTIDGLWMLIYQGAESFKLWTGVKPDVEFMRKVALEALKSERQST; via the coding sequence ATGATTAACGCCAAAACGAGACTCTATGGGTTAATCGGGAAGCCCGTTGAACATTCGCTAAGTCCAGTTATTCACAATGCCCTATTCAAAAAATACAACATCAACGCAGTTTATTTAGCCTTTGAAGTTGATGATTTAGATTCAGCGGTTAAAGGGGTTAGAGTTTTCGGGATTTCTGGATTGAATGTTACGATGCCACACAAGGAGCGAATTTTGGAGTTTTTAGATGAGCTTTCCAAAGAAGCCAGAGCGATTGGAAGCGTGAATACAATAGTAAACAAAGAAGGGAAACTCATTGGGCACAACACTGATGGCATTGGCGTGTTAAAAGCTCTAAAGCGCTTTACGGAAGTTGAGAACAAAAACATCTTAGTTTTAGGGGCTGGAGGTGCCGGGAAGGCAATAGCCTACACCCTCTCCAGGTTAGCCAAAGTTGTCGTGCTTAACAGAACTGAGAGAAAAGCAAAAGAGCTTGAAAAATTTGGCGTCAAAGGGGAGAAGCTGAGCAAAGAGAGTTTAGAGTATTACTTAAGCTGGGCTGACATCGTGATAAATGCCACATCCCTTGGCATGAACGAAGATAAGAGTCCAATTCCAAAGGAGCTTTTGAGAGAAAATTTGGTTGTTTTTGATATCGTTTACTCTCCCTTGGAAACCAAGCTCTTAAGGGAAGCCAGAGAAGTTGGCTGTTTGACTATTGACGGCTTGTGGATGCTAATCTACCAAGGAGCCGAGAGCTTTAAGCTGTGGACTGGAGTCAAGCCAGACGTTGAGTTCATGCGTAAAGTTGCCTTGGAGGCGCTTAAAAGTGAGAGACAAAGCACTTAG
- the aroF gene encoding 3-deoxy-7-phosphoheptulonate synthase: MFKFSKEYKAKTVVKVKEAKFGEGFTIIAGPCSVETEEQIMKTAEFLSELGVKVLRGGAFKPRTSPYSFQGHGEKALRWLKKAGEEFGLVTVSEVMDTREVKLVSKYVDILQIGTRNAQNFDLLKEVGKTDKPVILKRGFANTIQEWLYSAEYILAEGNENVILCERGIRTFETSTRFTLDISAVPVAKELSHLPIIVDPSHAAGKKSLVKPLAKAAFAVGADGIMVEVHPEPEKALSDSKQQLNFDEFKELLEDLRKWGL; encoded by the coding sequence ATGTTTAAATTCAGCAAAGAATACAAAGCTAAGACTGTTGTCAAAGTTAAGGAAGCTAAATTTGGAGAAGGATTTACCATAATCGCTGGACCGTGTTCCGTTGAAACAGAGGAGCAGATAATGAAAACTGCAGAATTTTTGAGCGAGCTTGGAGTTAAAGTCCTAAGAGGAGGGGCGTTTAAGCCCAGAACTTCCCCCTACTCCTTCCAAGGGCATGGAGAAAAAGCCTTGAGATGGCTCAAAAAAGCGGGAGAAGAGTTTGGCTTAGTTACGGTCAGCGAAGTTATGGACACAAGGGAAGTTAAACTCGTGTCTAAATACGTTGATATTCTGCAAATCGGGACAAGAAATGCCCAAAACTTTGACCTTCTGAAAGAGGTCGGCAAAACAGATAAGCCAGTCATTTTAAAGAGAGGCTTTGCCAATACGATTCAAGAGTGGCTCTATTCGGCAGAATACATCTTAGCTGAGGGAAATGAAAATGTTATTCTCTGCGAGAGGGGCATTAGAACATTTGAAACATCAACGCGCTTTACCCTCGACATCTCAGCGGTTCCAGTGGCTAAAGAGCTGTCTCATCTTCCAATAATAGTTGACCCTTCCCACGCGGCTGGAAAGAAGAGCTTAGTTAAACCCCTAGCCAAAGCGGCATTTGCCGTCGGAGCGGACGGAATTATGGTTGAGGTTCATCCAGAGCCAGAGAAGGCACTATCAGATTCAAAGCAGCAACTGAACTTCGATGAGTTCAAAGAACTCTTGGAGGACTTGAGAAAATGGGGATTATAA
- a CDS encoding HAD family phosphatase: MERIAFIDVEGTLTDFEFWDEIANYVERGYEIRELLYKGLRGEIDWFEGFMKRVELIKGVDKRIILKASQKLKLQPQARRLVELLKSEGFYVVLVSGSFKEVIKKALTYTNANMLIANKLLFKDGKVCGVYLSFKSKGEILDRFLAERSFVLAIGDGSNDVPMFERANVSIAVGNNKKAIESANFNAKNLDDVIRIVSEVLENDEEIRKGYTLPQEGTLETP, from the coding sequence ATGGAAAGAATAGCATTCATAGACGTTGAAGGAACGTTAACAGATTTTGAGTTTTGGGATGAGATAGCGAACTATGTCGAAAGAGGATATGAAATACGGGAGCTACTTTACAAAGGGCTTAGGGGAGAAATTGACTGGTTTGAAGGCTTTATGAAAAGGGTAGAGCTCATAAAAGGAGTTGATAAAAGAATAATTTTAAAAGCCTCTCAAAAGCTTAAGCTTCAGCCCCAAGCGAGGAGATTGGTCGAGCTCTTGAAGAGTGAAGGCTTTTACGTGGTTTTAGTAAGCGGAAGTTTTAAGGAAGTTATCAAAAAAGCCCTAACCTACACCAACGCAAATATGCTTATTGCAAATAAGTTGCTCTTCAAAGATGGAAAAGTTTGTGGGGTTTATCTGTCCTTTAAAAGCAAAGGCGAAATCTTGGATAGATTTTTAGCAGAAAGAAGCTTTGTTTTAGCTATTGGAGACGGAAGCAACGACGTTCCAATGTTCGAAAGGGCTAACGTGAGCATAGCAGTTGGAAACAACAAAAAGGCCATTGAAAGTGCCAACTTCAATGCTAAAAACCTTGATGATGTTATAAGAATAGTCAGTGAAGTGCTTGAAAATGATGAGGAAATCAGAAAGGGATATACTCTTCCTCAAGAAGGGACTCTGGAGACACCTTGA
- a CDS encoding prephenate dehydrogenase: MRIGIIGYGKMGRLFAKEFSTNHEVGIYSRHAKEIEFKLFSSIEELFKWADVIIVAKSLEETPQVLETLAKLSEKSEGKVIFDISTFKKDVIEVYKRFPESVKVCSVHPMFGAGAKSFEGRRFIVIPVEGREEDANPVINLFKEFKAEVFVADAKIHDEMMKVVIGIPYFIGISFLSFVSKFEGVENFGGTSFEYLTTYAKAVLNDSPEFIKEVLEFSKDKIKEFLRFIEKGEFNVEELREKFEHEIGDNYKRFYMVLNKE; the protein is encoded by the coding sequence ATGCGCATCGGAATAATCGGCTATGGAAAAATGGGGAGGCTGTTTGCTAAAGAGTTCAGCACAAACCATGAAGTTGGGATTTATTCAAGGCATGCAAAGGAGATTGAGTTTAAGCTGTTTAGCTCAATAGAGGAGCTTTTTAAATGGGCAGATGTGATTATTGTTGCTAAGTCTCTTGAAGAGACGCCTCAAGTTTTAGAAACGCTTGCAAAATTGAGTGAAAAAAGCGAAGGAAAGGTTATTTTTGACATCTCAACATTCAAGAAAGACGTGATAGAGGTTTACAAAAGATTTCCGGAGAGCGTTAAGGTCTGCAGCGTTCATCCGATGTTTGGTGCTGGAGCTAAGAGCTTCGAAGGGAGAAGGTTCATAGTAATTCCAGTTGAGGGAAGAGAGGAAGATGCAAATCCAGTGATAAATCTTTTCAAGGAATTTAAAGCTGAGGTTTTCGTTGCAGATGCAAAAATTCACGATGAAATGATGAAAGTTGTCATTGGAATTCCATACTTCATTGGCATCTCATTCCTAAGCTTTGTCTCGAAATTTGAAGGAGTTGAAAACTTCGGAGGCACATCTTTTGAGTATTTGACTACTTACGCAAAAGCTGTGTTAAATGACTCACCAGAGTTCATTAAAGAGGTCTTGGAGTTCTCAAAGGACAAAATCAAGGAATTCCTCAGATTCATTGAAAAAGGAGAATTTAACGTTGAGGAGCTTAGAGAGAAGTTTGAACATGAAATTGGGGATAACTACAAAAGATTTTACATGGTGTTAAACAAGGAATGA
- a CDS encoding chorismate mutase: MEKLHELRKKIDEIDKQIIELLEERARIAKEIGAIKRELNLPIRDEKREEEVLRRAGKFREVFEKIVEVCRDVQRL; the protein is encoded by the coding sequence TTGGAAAAGCTTCATGAGCTTAGGAAAAAGATAGATGAGATTGATAAACAAATAATTGAGCTCTTGGAGGAGAGGGCCAGGATTGCTAAGGAAATAGGAGCGATAAAGAGAGAGTTAAACTTGCCCATAAGGGATGAGAAGAGGGAGGAAGAGGTCCTCAGGAGAGCTGGCAAGTTTAGGGAAGTCTTCGAGAAGATAGTGGAGGTTTGTAGGGATGTTCAACGTTTATGA
- a CDS encoding pyridoxal phosphate-dependent aminotransferase, with protein sequence MFNVYEFFNKISSLNPKIRLDAGQPDIKVDERIIEEAVSSLKRGETGYTKTPGLDELREKIAEVEGVEKENVIVGNGSKILIASQILRAKRIGIISPHWQAYESIARAFGKEVKIFKTSLEEEWEPKIERLNVDLLILNYPNNPTGKILPREKLKEILEIAEDENVKVLADEIYADIAFKPFTPAREIYDNVVTIKGFSKLFSMTGFRLGYAIAQREDIKAMQKFLEVTTTCVPIFIQRAGVEALEIREEVKKEVVKIYEERVKLASRILKGTFEFYEPDGAFYLFVKTGIDGLSFAEKLLEKGVSVFPGIAFGGYRDFIRISLVSSRLEEGLKIIKEVKLCASE encoded by the coding sequence ATGTTCAACGTTTATGAATTTTTTAACAAAATCTCTTCACTCAACCCCAAGATAAGATTAGATGCTGGACAGCCAGATATAAAGGTGGATGAAAGGATAATAGAAGAGGCCGTGAGCTCTTTAAAAAGAGGCGAAACAGGATATACTAAAACTCCCGGCTTAGATGAGCTTAGGGAGAAGATAGCAGAGGTTGAGGGTGTTGAAAAAGAGAACGTAATAGTCGGCAACGGTTCAAAGATTTTAATTGCTTCGCAGATTTTAAGAGCTAAGCGGATTGGCATAATTTCTCCTCACTGGCAGGCTTATGAGAGCATAGCTAGGGCGTTCGGAAAAGAGGTCAAAATTTTTAAAACTTCCCTTGAAGAGGAATGGGAGCCAAAAATAGAAAGATTAAATGTTGACTTACTCATCTTAAACTATCCAAACAATCCAACGGGAAAAATTCTGCCAAGAGAAAAGCTCAAAGAAATCCTTGAGATTGCTGAGGATGAAAATGTAAAAGTTTTAGCCGATGAAATTTACGCTGACATAGCTTTTAAACCCTTCACACCAGCGAGAGAGATTTACGACAACGTTGTGACTATTAAGGGCTTCTCAAAGCTCTTCTCCATGACAGGATTTAGATTAGGCTATGCAATAGCGCAAAGAGAAGATATTAAAGCTATGCAGAAGTTTTTAGAGGTAACAACAACTTGTGTTCCAATCTTTATTCAAAGGGCTGGAGTTGAAGCATTGGAAATTAGAGAAGAGGTCAAAAAGGAGGTTGTTAAAATCTACGAAGAGAGGGTAAAACTTGCTTCAAGAATACTGAAGGGGACATTTGAATTTTACGAGCCCGATGGAGCGTTTTACCTCTTCGTTAAAACAGGGATTGATGGGCTTAGCTTTGCCGAGAAGCTTTTAGAAAAGGGTGTTTCCGTTTTTCCAGGAATAGCTTTTGGGGGTTATAGAGATTTTATCAGAATTTCATTGGTAAGTTCGAGGCTTGAAGAAGGACTCAAAATAATTAAGGAGGTTAAGCTATGCGCATCGGAATAA
- the aroD gene encoding type I 3-dehydroquinate dehydratase, whose translation MIAGTIKAKTVDEAIKIIEKGKADLYELRVDAMESFEGIEKLKSFRNKLIITVRSKEEGGFREISDEERLKLFEEFMRVKPAFVDVEFKSKIAEDVIRLARGRGVRIIVSYHDFEKTPSFEELKALLEEMKKLKADVIKIATFAKHYLDNVRIVRLYEYEKNLIAFCMGEKGKISRAFSLILSPFTYSSLGEAVAPGQLNVEDMKLLLALVGGRND comes from the coding sequence ATGATAGCAGGGACAATTAAAGCTAAAACCGTTGATGAGGCTATAAAAATAATTGAAAAGGGTAAAGCTGATCTCTATGAGCTCAGAGTTGATGCTATGGAAAGCTTTGAGGGAATTGAGAAATTGAAGAGCTTTCGGAATAAGCTGATAATCACTGTGCGTTCTAAGGAAGAGGGAGGATTTAGAGAGATTAGCGATGAAGAGAGACTAAAACTCTTCGAAGAGTTCATGAGGGTTAAGCCAGCGTTTGTTGATGTTGAGTTCAAATCAAAGATTGCTGAAGATGTAATAAGATTGGCAAGAGGGAGGGGAGTTAGGATTATCGTTTCATATCACGATTTTGAGAAAACGCCGAGCTTTGAAGAACTCAAAGCACTCTTGGAGGAAATGAAAAAGCTCAAAGCTGATGTCATAAAAATAGCCACCTTCGCTAAGCACTACCTCGACAACGTGAGGATTGTAAGGCTCTATGAATACGAAAAAAATCTCATTGCTTTTTGCATGGGCGAAAAAGGGAAGATTTCAAGGGCTTTTAGCTTGATTTTAAGCCCATTTACTTACTCTTCTCTGGGCGAAGCAGTTGCACCTGGACAGCTGAACGTTGAAGATATGAAGTTGCTCTTGGCTCTCGTTGGTGGTAGAAATGATTAA